A part of Gossypium hirsutum isolate 1008001.06 chromosome A07, Gossypium_hirsutum_v2.1, whole genome shotgun sequence genomic DNA contains:
- the LOC107930817 gene encoding transcription repressor OFP8, giving the protein MENRFKLRISRMFRSSFGSCRTRKISDVIEKPIFTPQNHKNTVPLFDPSPSPPPKPKPFPSICKPRRSESTQTAVNHDCVMVTHKETIPRRRKTNTARCYYPPFVSSAVTGGYHHPMSPLNFFSDCKDFGFYEKKKTVTRHKTKTKKKKRVYHVHHKTNNNTTPFFFSSYSRKSANYGGPWWWLSSEEDETETLFSSMNLSSDSSESISARRIRPRSNRKNCNNPRRRKAKNSSCDNDNNIKVKDSFAVVKRSSDPYNDFRTSMVEMIVERQIFAAEDLEQLLQCFLSLNSHHHHGIIVEVFTEICETLFSNWS; this is encoded by the coding sequence ATGGAAAATCGATTCAAACTACGAATCTCTCGCATGTTCCGGTCCTCTTTCGGATCCTGCCGGACCCGGAAAATCTCTGACGTTATCGAAAAGCCCATTTTCACCCCTCAAAACCACAAAAACACCGTCCCATTATTCGACCCTTCACCGTCGCCGCCGCCAAAGCCTAAACCTTTCCCTTCCATTTGTAAACCCAGACGCTCTGAATCAACCCAAACCGCCGTCAACCATGACTGCGTTATGGTCACACATAAAGAAACCATCCCAAGACGCCGTAAAACCAACACCGCTCGTTGTTATTACCCTCCTTTCGTTTCTTCCGCCGTTACCGGTGGTTATCATCACCCTATGTCGCCGTTGAACTTTTTCTCCGATTGCAAAGACTTTGGGTTTTACGAGAAGAAAAAAACCGTAACCAGACACAAAacgaaaacaaagaagaaaaaaagggtttATCATGTTCATCACAAAACCAACAACAATACCACGCCGTTTTTTTTCAGTTCATATTCACGAAAAAGTGCTAATTACGGAGGTCCATGGTGGTGGCTTAGCAGTGAAGAAGATGAAACGGAAACCCTTTTCTCTTCAATGAACCTCTCGTCCGACTCATCTGAATCCATCTCCGCCCGTCGGATACGACCACGTTCCAACCGGAAAAACTGTAACAATCCTCGCCGAAGAAAAGCTAAGAACAGTAGCTGTGATAATGATAACAACATCAAAGTGAAAGATAGCTTTGCTGTGGTGAAACGATCCAGTGATCCATACAATGATTTTAGGACATCAATGGTGGAGATGATCGTTGAAAGACAGATATTTGCGGCTGAAGATTTAGAACAGCTGTTACAGTGTTTCTTGTCGTTGAACTCTCATCACCATCATGGGATTATTGTCGAAGTTTTTACAGAGATTTGTGAGACATTGTTCTCTAACTGGtcttaa
- the LOC107930818 gene encoding uncharacterized protein: protein MLLRNSISNTKNFFRKTLQSFKSFFTGCGNETKPYQKLPKASPYYQDDLEKFYTEFTRRWDATADKGSKAKKKNKKKKKTMSLSSTQFTTQRREDIGESNVEKKQELQGYTFSKESSVAQKLKEIEMMDVSNVDHVLDVEEVLHYYSRLTCPAYVDIVDKFFMDLCGEFFGPIGSPASVGSRPKFGSVRQ, encoded by the coding sequence ATGTTGCTTAGAAATTCCATTTCCAACACCAAAAATTTCTTCAGAAAAACCCTACAAAGCTTCAAATCATTCTTCACTGGCTGTGGTAATGAAACTAAACCATACCAAAAACTACCCAAAGCTTCTCCTTATTACCAAGACGACCTAGAAAAGTTCTACACCGAGTTCACTCGCCGGTGGGACGCCACCGCCGACAAGGGCAGCAAGgcaaagaagaaaaacaagaagaagaagaagacaatgTCATTGTCGTCAACTCAGTTTACAACACAAAGAAGAGAGGACATTGGTGAGTCCAATgtggagaaaaagcaagaattacaAGGTTATACATTTTCAAAGGAATCTTCAGTGGCACAAAAGCTAAAGGAGATAGAGATGATGGATGTGAGCAACGTGGATCATGTCCTTGATGTTGAAGAGGTACTTCATTATTATTCTCGACTTACGTGTCCGGCTTATGTTGATATCGTCGACAAGTTCTTTATGGATCTTTGCGGTGAGTTTTTTGGGCCGATTGGTTCTCCGGCGAGTGTTGGTTCGAGACCGAAGTTTGGATCAGTGAGACAATAA